From a single Pelobacter seleniigenes DSM 18267 genomic region:
- the gcvPB gene encoding aminomethyl-transferring glycine dehydrogenase subunit GcvPB produces MMNTDGRGLVLDEKLLFEQSQPDRIGYSISELDVPSATPQENLLRDEIEGFPELSEVDVVRHYTRLSSWNYGVDSGFYPLGSCTMKYNPKVNEAAARLPGFAGIHPQTPEALNQGALELMYQLQQALGEVSGFPCLTLQPAAGAQGEFTGMLMIRAWHEANGQKRHKVIIPDTAHGTNPASAALCGFEVVTVATDGMLSKEAVAAVLDDEVAALMVTNPNTLGLFEKDIREICELVHAHGGLVYCDGANLNALMGISRPGDIGIDVMHFNLHKTFSTPHGGGGPGAGPVGVVEKLEPFLPCPVIVKDQEQYKFDYERPQSVGRVQSFYGHFGILVRAYSYILAMGGEGLKRATQLAVLNANYIRARLEGVYDLPNPQRSLHEVVFSEAALGNGCHTLDVAKRLIDYGYHPPTIYFPLVVRGALMIEPTETESKQIIDEFCEAMLAIAREAEQEPEKLRNAPTRARVRRLDEAAAARKPKLRWM; encoded by the coding sequence ATGATGAATACTGATGGGCGCGGTCTGGTTCTTGATGAAAAACTGCTCTTTGAGCAGTCCCAGCCCGATCGAATCGGCTACAGCATCTCCGAGCTTGATGTTCCTTCCGCAACTCCGCAGGAAAATTTGCTCAGGGATGAGATTGAGGGTTTCCCGGAGCTGTCGGAAGTCGATGTCGTCCGCCATTATACCCGGCTTTCCAGTTGGAATTACGGCGTTGACAGCGGTTTTTATCCCCTTGGCAGTTGTACCATGAAATACAATCCCAAAGTCAACGAAGCCGCTGCCCGGTTGCCCGGGTTTGCCGGAATCCACCCCCAGACTCCGGAAGCTTTGAATCAGGGGGCCTTGGAGCTGATGTATCAGCTTCAGCAGGCGCTCGGTGAAGTCTCCGGCTTCCCCTGCCTCACCTTGCAACCGGCTGCCGGAGCCCAGGGCGAATTCACCGGTATGCTGATGATTCGAGCCTGGCATGAGGCCAATGGCCAAAAGCGCCATAAGGTCATTATTCCAGACACTGCCCATGGGACCAATCCGGCCTCGGCCGCCTTGTGCGGCTTCGAAGTGGTCACCGTGGCGACCGACGGCATGCTCAGCAAGGAAGCCGTGGCTGCTGTGTTGGATGATGAGGTCGCTGCGCTGATGGTGACCAATCCGAATACGTTGGGGCTGTTTGAAAAGGATATTCGGGAGATTTGCGAACTGGTCCATGCCCATGGCGGTCTGGTCTATTGTGACGGCGCCAACCTCAACGCCTTGATGGGGATCAGCCGCCCCGGGGATATCGGCATCGATGTCATGCATTTCAACCTGCATAAAACCTTTTCCACGCCGCATGGTGGCGGCGGGCCGGGTGCCGGGCCGGTGGGCGTGGTGGAAAAACTGGAACCGTTTTTGCCTTGTCCGGTCATCGTTAAGGATCAGGAACAGTATAAATTCGATTATGAACGGCCGCAGTCCGTTGGCCGGGTGCAGTCGTTCTACGGCCACTTCGGTATTCTGGTCCGGGCCTACAGCTATATCCTGGCCATGGGCGGGGAAGGGCTGAAGCGTGCAACCCAGTTGGCTGTCCTCAATGCCAATTATATTCGTGCCCGCCTCGAAGGTGTCTATGACCTGCCGAACCCGCAGCGGTCATTGCATGAGGTGGTTTTTTCCGAAGCTGCCCTCGGGAATGGCTGTCATACCCTGGATGTTGCCAAACGCCTGATCGATTACGGGTATCATCCACCGACCATTTATTTTCCCCTGGTGGTGCGGGGGGCGCTGATGATTGAGCCGACGGAAACCGAGAGCAAGCAGATCATAGATGAATTCTGTGAGGCCATGCTGGCGATTGCCCGGGAAGCGGAGCAGGAACCGGAAAAACTGCGCAATGCTCCGACCAGGGCCCGGGTCAGGCGGCTTGATGAAGCAGCCGCGGCGCGAAAACCGAAATTACGCTGGATGTAG
- a CDS encoding energy transducer TonB — translation MELAVADNSGYNHLPMNDFNSSRSRSSIRSHLLIICLLVSLVLHVLVVLMLPLIQTTDDVQIKQHQPTIVRLVDIPRNEKKPKLEGYELDQVPFSPPTPILTPPPKKAERADRDQQVIKEQAPLADDVRDETTVKPPLPQRHTVRPPQPAKPSAPVTGSRPSSSGIPRLKADQAPPQPQLPPAPEPLVPSTQNEPAQEAGVPKPLPPTVPNLSPEQLLPDADTLGKIAAGKLGQRNRMKQRDDVEIGDTVWLNLQNDLLVSFFRRFHDRVERVWNYPAEALRKEEQGTLELLIIVNKEGELLDVDLKQTSGSDLLDYEAIQAIYRAAPFGPLSRYYPHEQLKIRAYFSYNLTGRFIYGR, via the coding sequence ATGGAACTGGCCGTTGCCGACAACTCCGGCTATAATCATCTGCCTATGAACGATTTCAACTCTTCCAGGTCGCGCAGCTCAATACGCTCTCACCTGCTTATCATTTGTCTGCTGGTTTCTCTGGTCCTGCATGTGCTGGTTGTCCTGATGCTGCCATTGATTCAAACAACCGACGATGTCCAAATCAAGCAGCATCAACCGACAATTGTGCGCCTGGTCGACATTCCTCGCAACGAAAAAAAACCTAAGCTTGAGGGATACGAACTTGATCAGGTCCCTTTCAGCCCTCCTACTCCAATACTGACGCCTCCGCCTAAAAAGGCGGAGCGGGCAGATCGCGACCAACAGGTCATCAAAGAGCAGGCTCCGTTAGCCGATGATGTCCGGGACGAGACCACGGTCAAGCCGCCGCTGCCGCAACGGCATACCGTCCGCCCCCCGCAGCCGGCCAAACCGTCAGCGCCGGTGACCGGAAGCCGCCCCTCCAGTTCGGGGATTCCACGATTGAAAGCGGACCAGGCACCACCTCAGCCGCAGCTGCCCCCTGCCCCTGAGCCGCTCGTACCGTCAACCCAAAATGAACCTGCTCAAGAAGCCGGCGTGCCGAAACCATTGCCGCCGACCGTCCCGAACTTATCGCCCGAGCAATTACTCCCGGACGCCGATACCCTTGGGAAAATCGCTGCAGGCAAACTTGGCCAGCGCAACCGGATGAAACAGCGGGATGATGTGGAAATCGGCGATACGGTATGGCTGAATCTGCAAAACGACCTGCTGGTTTCTTTTTTCCGCCGCTTCCATGATCGGGTCGAACGGGTCTGGAATTACCCGGCTGAAGCTCTTAGAAAAGAAGAACAGGGAACCCTTGAGTTGCTGATTATCGTCAACAAGGAAGGAGAACTACTCGATGTCGACCTGAAGCAGACCAGCGGTTCAGACCTGCTTGATTACGAGGCAATCCAGGCGATTTACCGGGCAGCTCCGTTTGGACCGCTATCCCGTTATTATCCACATGAACAGCTGAAAATCAGGGCCTATTTCAGCTACAACCTGACCGGGCGCTTTATTTACGGGCGCTGA
- the pta gene encoding phosphate acetyltransferase — MHLVEQIKAKARANKQTVVLPEGYDDRMIQAAALIVADNLADVVLLGNQDALKAKAAELGVVLDGVTLVDPKSSELLAGYADELVEIRKKKGLSREEALALLTADDNLFFGAMMVRKGAAGGAVAGAFNTTGDVLRAAFQVVGTAPGMKTVSSVFLMVTNTPEFGENGVMCFADCAVNPNPDAQALAEIAVSTAASCKSFLGAEARVAMLSFSTKGSASHDDCNKVIQALDIARKLAPELAIDGELQADAALIPSVANKKAPGSSVAGKANTFVFPDLDAGNIGYKLVQRFAGAEAVGPIIQGLAKPVNDLSRGCSVEDIVSVAAITAVQAQG; from the coding sequence ATGCACCTTGTAGAGCAGATTAAAGCAAAAGCCCGCGCCAACAAACAGACGGTCGTGTTGCCGGAAGGCTATGACGACCGGATGATTCAGGCTGCGGCGCTGATTGTCGCTGATAACCTTGCCGATGTCGTATTGCTCGGCAATCAGGATGCCCTTAAAGCCAAGGCCGCTGAGCTGGGCGTGGTTCTGGACGGGGTTACCCTGGTGGATCCCAAGTCTTCTGAACTGCTTGCTGGTTACGCTGATGAACTGGTTGAGATCCGCAAGAAGAAAGGCCTCAGCCGCGAAGAGGCTCTGGCTTTGTTGACGGCTGATGACAACCTCTTTTTCGGCGCCATGATGGTCCGTAAAGGAGCTGCCGGCGGGGCTGTGGCCGGCGCTTTCAATACCACCGGGGATGTTTTGCGGGCCGCTTTTCAGGTGGTTGGCACCGCTCCCGGTATGAAAACGGTCTCTTCGGTCTTCCTGATGGTGACCAATACCCCTGAATTTGGTGAAAACGGGGTCATGTGTTTTGCAGACTGTGCCGTCAATCCCAATCCCGATGCCCAGGCCCTGGCTGAAATCGCCGTCAGCACTGCTGCCAGCTGCAAAAGTTTCCTCGGCGCCGAGGCTCGTGTGGCCATGCTCAGCTTTTCGACCAAGGGCAGCGCCAGCCATGATGATTGCAACAAAGTGATTCAAGCCCTGGACATCGCCCGCAAGCTTGCTCCGGAACTGGCCATCGACGGTGAGCTGCAGGCTGATGCCGCCCTGATTCCGAGTGTTGCCAACAAAAAAGCACCGGGTTCGTCTGTCGCTGGCAAAGCCAACACTTTTGTTTTCCCGGATCTGGATGCCGGTAATATCGGTTACAAACTGGTGCAGCGGTTCGCCGGAGCGGAAGCTGTCGGTCCGATTATTCAGGGGCTTGCAAAACCGGTGAATGACCTGTCCCGCGGGTGCTCGGTTGAGGACATCGTCAGTGTAGCCGCAATCACCGCAGTTCAGGCCCAAGGCTGA
- the ftsE gene encoding cell division ATP-binding protein FtsE, with translation MIQLFNVTKRYSSDSVAIKDLSLQIPKGDFVYVTGASGAGKTTFLRMLYAAEKPTRGQILIDRQNVTRIRSHQIPYLRRKIGVVFQDFKLLQSRTVYENVAFALEAQGKKRFEVSKKVYQALKEVGLEHRLQRKPLELSGGEQQRIAIARALVVDPLILLADEPSGNLDKAVTLEIMELFKRANARGTTVLLATHDHDLNRRFPRRVITLEEGKLIGDQQPLQI, from the coding sequence ATGATCCAGCTATTTAACGTTACCAAAAGATATTCCAGCGACTCGGTCGCGATCAAGGATCTTTCTTTGCAGATCCCCAAGGGGGATTTTGTCTACGTTACCGGAGCGTCCGGAGCGGGGAAAACAACCTTTCTCCGGATGCTCTACGCTGCTGAAAAACCGACCCGCGGTCAAATTCTCATCGACCGGCAGAACGTCACCCGCATCCGTAGTCATCAGATCCCTTACCTGCGCCGAAAGATAGGCGTGGTCTTTCAGGATTTCAAACTGCTGCAGAGTCGGACCGTGTATGAAAATGTTGCTTTTGCCCTGGAAGCTCAGGGGAAGAAGCGCTTTGAAGTCAGTAAAAAAGTTTATCAGGCTCTCAAAGAAGTCGGTTTGGAACATCGCCTCCAACGCAAACCGCTGGAATTATCCGGCGGTGAACAGCAGCGCATCGCCATTGCCAGGGCGCTGGTCGTCGATCCCCTGATCCTCCTTGCCGACGAACCGAGCGGCAACCTCGATAAAGCGGTCACCCTGGAAATTATGGAACTGTTCAAACGGGCCAACGCCCGCGGAACAACCGTGTTGCTGGCCACTCATGATCATGATCTCAATCGGCGTTTTCCGCGGCGGGTGATTACTCTGGAAGAGGGAAAACTGATTGGCGATCAGCAGCCTCTTCAGATATAA
- the ftsX gene encoding permease-like cell division protein FtsX, which translates to MLERIRYFIFRALRNMRQWPFLCTASILTMAVALATVGSFFLVVVNVEQLATRWTKEIQVIAYLKAPPATAELPELIKKIKTFPEVTTVAYVSPAEAMTRFRERLGDESGLLDGISDNVLPASFEIGVQQEYRTQQGVSQFVEKLENTLNLDDLRYGQKWLERFTSFVQMLRFVGIVLGGFLLLAALFIVSNTIKLTLYARRDELEIMALVGATMRFIKVPFMLEGAIQGFLGGLLSLLFLALSFSFIIARSLNSFWLTPADFELLFLSFSQQLTLVLSGVLLGTLGSLSSLRRFVRL; encoded by the coding sequence GTGCTGGAAAGAATACGCTATTTCATATTCAGGGCTCTGCGCAATATGCGGCAGTGGCCCTTTCTGTGCACGGCATCGATCCTGACCATGGCGGTTGCCCTAGCAACGGTCGGTAGTTTTTTCCTGGTTGTTGTTAATGTGGAGCAACTTGCAACCCGCTGGACCAAGGAGATTCAGGTCATCGCTTATCTGAAGGCGCCGCCGGCAACAGCGGAGCTGCCCGAACTCATCAAGAAAATCAAAACCTTTCCTGAAGTCACTACGGTCGCCTATGTCTCTCCCGCGGAGGCCATGACAAGGTTCCGGGAGCGCCTTGGCGACGAATCCGGTTTACTGGACGGCATCAGCGATAATGTCCTGCCGGCATCCTTTGAGATAGGGGTGCAGCAGGAGTATCGCACCCAACAGGGAGTCAGTCAGTTTGTTGAGAAACTCGAGAATACCTTGAATCTCGATGACCTGCGTTATGGTCAGAAATGGCTGGAACGCTTTACCAGTTTTGTGCAGATGTTGCGATTTGTCGGCATTGTGCTGGGTGGATTCCTGCTTCTTGCCGCCCTGTTCATCGTCTCCAATACAATTAAACTGACCCTCTATGCGCGCCGCGACGAACTGGAAATCATGGCCCTGGTCGGCGCCACCATGCGTTTTATCAAGGTGCCCTTCATGCTCGAAGGAGCCATTCAGGGATTTTTGGGTGGCCTGCTGTCCCTGCTTTTTCTGGCGCTCTCTTTCTCCTTTATCATTGCCCGCAGTTTAAATTCCTTTTGGTTGACACCTGCCGATTTCGAGCTACTGTTTCTCAGCTTTAGTCAGCAGTTGACTCTGGTTTTGTCGGGAGTTCTCCTTGGGACCCTGGGCAGCCTGTCATCGTTGCGGCGCTTTGTACGTCTTTGA
- a CDS encoding murein hydrolase activator EnvC family protein translates to MRCLVIFIFLFLAAAVIVDAADLDENRLQLDKIKSRIEQAQKALDKKSRTELDLSRELALLKKNLDRIEQRIVQLRKEQAALSKKAQNQQAKINASQQVVRTSRHNLEKRLVALYKEGDAGALKILFSADSPTEMVQQYHYLTLVLQEDVALLDDYRSALENERQQLAHLEALEKSKAVLLAKEQEQKKVADEARQLQAQLLGQARADKQQLSSELAALKDRERRLKQLVEQLESRERETAPPPSAGVGAGSFAVGQGKLGWPVNGRVIIGFGTQKDSKLGTFYESNGIEIAVSPGTPIHAVATGKVVFADYFKGYGNLYILSHPGGYHTLYAQTDRMQKKLGDHVAAGDLLGYSGLAGRESIYFEIRSKGSPVNPLTWLKKR, encoded by the coding sequence ATGCGCTGTCTGGTTATCTTTATCTTTCTGTTTTTAGCTGCCGCGGTTATCGTCGACGCTGCGGACCTGGACGAAAATCGTCTCCAGCTTGACAAGATTAAATCCAGAATAGAACAGGCGCAGAAAGCTCTGGACAAAAAGAGCCGCACAGAACTTGATCTTAGTCGCGAACTGGCTTTGCTTAAAAAGAACCTGGATCGTATTGAGCAACGAATTGTCCAGCTGAGAAAAGAACAGGCCGCTCTATCTAAAAAAGCGCAAAACCAGCAAGCCAAGATCAACGCCAGCCAGCAGGTGGTCAGAACCAGCCGGCACAATCTGGAAAAACGATTGGTTGCGCTTTATAAAGAAGGGGATGCCGGGGCATTGAAAATCCTTTTTTCAGCCGATTCGCCGACGGAAATGGTTCAGCAATATCATTATTTGACCCTGGTGTTGCAAGAGGATGTTGCCTTGCTGGATGATTATCGTTCGGCGTTGGAGAATGAACGCCAGCAATTAGCCCACCTCGAAGCTCTTGAAAAGAGTAAGGCCGTGCTGTTGGCCAAAGAACAGGAACAAAAGAAGGTGGCTGATGAGGCCAGGCAGTTGCAGGCGCAGCTGCTCGGGCAGGCCCGCGCCGACAAACAGCAACTCAGCAGTGAACTGGCCGCGCTTAAGGATAGAGAACGGCGACTGAAGCAATTGGTTGAGCAACTTGAGAGCCGTGAGCGGGAAACAGCACCTCCACCATCGGCCGGAGTCGGCGCCGGTAGTTTTGCCGTTGGCCAGGGCAAGCTTGGTTGGCCGGTTAATGGGCGGGTCATCATCGGGTTCGGTACCCAGAAAGACAGCAAGCTTGGGACCTTTTATGAAAGTAACGGTATTGAAATAGCCGTTAGTCCAGGCACACCCATTCATGCAGTGGCGACCGGCAAAGTGGTCTTTGCGGATTATTTCAAAGGCTATGGAAATTTGTATATTCTCAGTCATCCGGGGGGGTATCATACCCTGTATGCTCAGACCGATCGGATGCAGAAGAAGCTTGGGGACCATGTCGCTGCTGGTGACCTCCTTGGCTATAGCGGGTTGGCCGGTCGGGAGAGCATCTATTTCGAAATACGTTCCAAAGGGTCGCCGGTTAATCCGCTGACTTGGTTGAAAAAAAGATAA
- a CDS encoding S41 family peptidase produces MKKNFMVKAIPVLLLLLVLGWGSNSAWANDQEDYQNLEIFTDVLSLIRNSYVDEIDTKQLVYGAIRGMLETLDPHSSFLTPDMFEEMQADTHGEFGGLGLEITIRDQRLQVVSPIEGTPAFVAGIKAGDQIIAIDGQPTQDMEIMEAVGLLRGPSGSAVEITIARPGEKEPLHFSIKRAIIQVESVKSRAVNGHYGYARISQFQDRTVDELKTQLEQLRQDAPGGALPGLILDLRNNPGGLLEQAVAVSDLFLNKGLIVYTEGREAESQFEFSAHAAGTEPDYPLIVLINGGSASASEIVAGALQDHSRAIILGEQSFGKGSVQTIIPLSDKSGLRLTTARYFTPSGRSIQALGITPDIVVPDLPVTPPEQSEPGLREADLQNHFQPAVKPAGQPENDSAEVKSSPEEKGDYQLQRALDLLKGLEILQRGKAAA; encoded by the coding sequence ATGAAAAAGAATTTCATGGTGAAGGCCATCCCGGTCCTGCTGTTGCTGTTAGTGCTTGGTTGGGGCAGCAATTCAGCCTGGGCAAATGACCAGGAAGATTATCAGAACCTGGAAATCTTTACCGATGTTCTGTCTTTGATCCGGAACAGTTATGTCGATGAGATCGATACCAAGCAGCTGGTTTATGGCGCGATTCGGGGCATGCTGGAAACCTTGGATCCTCATAGCAGCTTCCTGACGCCGGACATGTTTGAAGAAATGCAGGCCGATACCCATGGCGAATTCGGTGGATTGGGATTGGAGATCACGATCAGAGATCAGCGTTTACAGGTGGTTTCTCCGATTGAGGGGACGCCGGCTTTCGTAGCGGGGATCAAGGCCGGAGACCAGATCATTGCAATTGATGGACAGCCGACCCAGGATATGGAGATCATGGAGGCGGTCGGCCTGCTGCGGGGACCCAGCGGCAGCGCCGTTGAGATTACCATTGCTCGCCCCGGCGAAAAGGAGCCCCTGCATTTTTCCATCAAGCGTGCCATTATCCAGGTGGAAAGTGTCAAAAGCCGTGCGGTTAACGGTCATTACGGCTACGCACGGATCTCGCAATTTCAGGATCGGACGGTGGACGAGCTGAAAACGCAGCTGGAGCAGCTTCGCCAGGACGCCCCGGGTGGCGCCCTGCCGGGTTTGATTCTTGATTTGCGGAATAACCCAGGCGGTCTGCTTGAGCAGGCGGTTGCGGTCAGCGACCTGTTCCTGAACAAGGGGCTGATCGTTTATACGGAAGGCCGGGAGGCCGAATCCCAGTTCGAATTCAGTGCCCATGCCGCTGGAACAGAGCCTGATTATCCCCTCATCGTCCTCATCAATGGCGGTAGCGCCAGTGCCTCCGAGATTGTTGCCGGAGCGTTGCAGGATCATAGCCGTGCGATCATCCTGGGGGAACAGAGCTTTGGTAAAGGATCGGTGCAGACGATTATTCCGCTCAGCGATAAATCCGGTCTACGGCTGACAACGGCCCGCTACTTTACCCCATCCGGAAGGTCGATTCAGGCCTTGGGGATTACTCCGGATATTGTGGTTCCAGACCTGCCTGTAACGCCGCCCGAGCAGAGTGAACCCGGCCTGCGTGAAGCGGATCTGCAGAATCACTTCCAGCCGGCCGTCAAACCGGCTGGGCAACCGGAGAACGATTCTGCCGAGGTAAAGAGTAGCCCGGAAGAAAAAGGTGATTACCAGTTGCAACGGGCTCTTGATCTTCTCAAAGGCCTGGAAATCCTGCAGCGGGGCAAAGCCGCAGCCTGA
- a CDS encoding divergent polysaccharide deacetylase family protein: MAPKKTAARKRKTARKKTPKKEFSQPLRILFASVFLLAFVAICLALLVGLREKYLAKPTLVYEEPVHKVESQQPATYQDVYKLVENQLLNGPHSMGWQKLPDEAGVQVRKIFGDFPSAFFLAELNSHIDHAGGAARLAVDPDNGTIRLFWQDILKLELRYRVPAPVAVSQRGRIAIIMDDMGGSTGKAKKLLEIDLPVTPAILPGSSRAVSTAALLKEAGREFMIHMPMQPLSYPQTNPGNNALLVDQSPEQIRRIVRSYIEELPGAVGGNNHMGSRFTEETGPMRTVLEELKQHGFFFIDSRTIGNSVAFTEARKMGLKTATRNIFLDNEENVPYIREQIRKMVSLAGNNREIIAICHPYKETFEALRQELPWLKQQAIEFVPASQLVHAY; the protein is encoded by the coding sequence ATGGCACCTAAAAAAACAGCAGCACGGAAAAGAAAAACAGCGCGTAAAAAAACACCTAAAAAAGAGTTCAGCCAACCGCTACGGATTCTGTTTGCCAGTGTTTTTCTGCTGGCCTTTGTGGCAATTTGTCTGGCCCTGCTGGTCGGCCTCAGGGAAAAATACCTAGCTAAACCGACCTTGGTCTATGAGGAGCCGGTGCATAAGGTCGAAAGTCAGCAGCCCGCTACTTATCAGGATGTCTACAAATTGGTTGAAAACCAACTTTTGAACGGCCCTCATTCCATGGGCTGGCAGAAACTGCCGGACGAGGCCGGGGTGCAGGTGCGCAAAATATTCGGGGATTTTCCTTCAGCCTTTTTCCTGGCTGAATTGAACTCGCATATCGATCACGCCGGCGGAGCTGCTCGATTGGCGGTTGATCCCGACAACGGTACGATCCGGCTATTCTGGCAGGATATATTGAAGCTGGAATTGCGCTATCGGGTTCCCGCGCCGGTGGCTGTGTCGCAGCGGGGCCGGATCGCGATTATTATGGATGATATGGGCGGCTCTACTGGAAAAGCCAAAAAGCTTCTCGAGATTGATCTGCCGGTCACTCCGGCGATTCTACCCGGATCGAGTCGGGCCGTTTCTACGGCAGCCTTATTGAAAGAAGCGGGGCGCGAATTTATGATCCATATGCCGATGCAGCCACTCAGCTATCCGCAGACCAATCCGGGGAATAATGCCCTGCTAGTTGATCAGTCCCCGGAGCAGATTCGTCGTATTGTCAGATCCTATATCGAGGAACTACCCGGCGCAGTGGGTGGCAACAATCACATGGGATCCCGCTTCACGGAAGAGACCGGACCGATGCGCACCGTTCTGGAGGAGTTGAAACAACACGGGTTTTTCTTCATTGACAGCCGAACCATCGGCAATTCGGTGGCCTTTACGGAGGCGCGTAAGATGGGCCTGAAAACGGCGACACGCAATATTTTTCTGGATAATGAAGAGAATGTTCCTTATATCCGCGAGCAAATCCGCAAAATGGTGAGCCTGGCCGGTAATAATCGTGAAATTATCGCAATTTGCCACCCTTATAAAGAGACCTTTGAAGCTCTACGTCAAGAATTACCCTGGCTGAAACAGCAGGCTATCGAATTTGTTCCCGCATCCCAGCTTGTCCATGCCTATTGA
- a CDS encoding ParA family protein, which yields MARPYIIVIASEKGGVGKTTLATNLAIYLQGLVEDLPITLFSFDNHFTIDRMFRITKPDSTHHVGKIFSAQDPGMLSSLGQYGIYYIPSCENLQEPEYAVDSVDQLAQAMSRSSLSGLVIIDTSPTLDIFTRNALYAADRIIVPIKDAPSLENCRHLAEFLIAYKRPKALLKILPCLIDTRIRFDGPFRNSYQLLKAYAINRGYRCFEGYVAKSPKVESLATNPSGKIFPVMTHARSTEVHLQLTHLARQVYLDYLEQGPLRLNEVSNNLFEQAQIQQEALQRRLKNLHPCCPCCDTPLPSDSVWPHAWYFQNNTGTASGYIEDDCFIKLLIQDCYPELSGRDQQPLLKELLVGADETASLLLRLQRQPEDTRRASIYRLDHRGKILSERRITLKDPGFFQRRGKPGLSQLFSLGEQNDLENPAEELILAYRCGAEPLQCLEQSAYHDLLAMFTTAQTNLARRSEEQ from the coding sequence CTATTTATTTGCAGGGACTGGTGGAGGACCTGCCGATTACCCTGTTCAGTTTCGATAATCATTTCACCATTGATCGCATGTTCCGGATCACCAAGCCGGACAGCACTCATCATGTCGGCAAAATTTTTTCCGCCCAGGATCCAGGGATGCTCAGTTCCCTCGGTCAATACGGAATCTACTACATCCCTTCCTGCGAAAACCTGCAAGAGCCGGAATATGCGGTTGATTCCGTCGATCAATTGGCTCAGGCCATGAGCCGCAGCAGTTTAAGCGGCCTGGTGATTATCGACACCAGTCCGACCCTGGATATTTTCACTCGCAACGCCCTGTATGCCGCTGACCGGATCATTGTTCCGATCAAGGACGCGCCGTCCCTGGAAAACTGCCGCCATCTGGCGGAGTTCCTGATCGCCTATAAGCGCCCGAAAGCGCTCTTAAAAATTCTTCCCTGCCTGATCGACACCAGGATTCGTTTCGACGGGCCGTTTCGCAATTCATATCAACTGTTGAAAGCTTATGCCATCAATCGGGGCTATCGTTGTTTTGAAGGTTATGTGGCCAAAAGCCCGAAAGTCGAGTCCCTGGCCACCAATCCGTCCGGCAAGATATTCCCGGTCATGACCCATGCGCGGTCAACGGAAGTGCACCTGCAACTGACTCACTTGGCCCGCCAGGTGTATCTGGATTATCTTGAACAGGGTCCGTTACGGCTGAATGAAGTCTCGAATAACCTGTTTGAACAGGCCCAAATACAGCAGGAAGCATTGCAGCGTCGCCTCAAAAACCTTCATCCCTGCTGCCCCTGCTGCGACACCCCCCTGCCCAGTGACAGTGTTTGGCCCCATGCCTGGTATTTCCAAAACAACACCGGAACGGCCAGCGGTTACATTGAGGATGACTGTTTTATAAAGCTGCTGATTCAGGATTGCTATCCGGAATTAAGCGGCAGAGATCAACAACCCCTGCTTAAAGAACTTCTGGTCGGGGCCGATGAGACAGCGAGCCTGTTGCTGCGCCTGCAACGCCAACCAGAGGACACCAGACGGGCCAGTATCTATCGATTGGATCATCGGGGAAAAATTCTGTCGGAACGTAGAATCACCTTAAAGGACCCAGGATTCTTTCAGCGCCGCGGGAAACCCGGGCTGTCGCAACTTTTCAGCCTGGGGGAACAAAACGATCTGGAGAATCCGGCGGAAGAGCTTATTTTGGCGTATCGCTGCGGAGCTGAGCCGCTGCAATGCCTCGAGCAGTCCGCTTATCACGACTTGTTGGCCATGTTCACAACGGCTCAAACCAATCTGGCACGACGCTCCGAAGAACAATAA